A section of the Spirosoma pollinicola genome encodes:
- a CDS encoding sensor histidine kinase: protein MLTTIRLLGFIISYLLCLQGQGQTVFLRDPAHAYDLFKNSSMLEVQPGRVSIDSLLQNRSHYLFTPTQNQKIHPDDYQRAYWFRVDLTNQVSDAFFLHFVYSGTERIDVFEVANNQIVNRQQFGRLVTESRELFRFSKLIYPLHVPKGQTHTLYIYMQGIYTTALYVNARSAINLLGAVHTDDLFYGLYYGLILIIVVYSLLLFVRLGDRDTLLYAIWVLSVGAQLALYRGFTAEFLWANNPIFERYGNLLEGLTGFMHVLFTIYFLRLRQQASYFYRVGLVAIAAYVLGTILFVITAYWGNGTGRTIDVIPLIALAEGVYSIVTAFVIYRQGFKPALFYFVGNLVFFASIFIFLLYAYGKLPYLFWTYNSIHIGSGFEIILFTLALSYKVNLLKEKQDEAIKEQLRLSEDNRQLVETQNQVLEQQVEIRTRELHSQKETLKATLTTLQTTQDQLIQKEKMASLGELTAGIAHEIRNPLNFVNNFSEVSTELVDELKENVLAGHTDELVGIADELSQNLQKITQHGKRAEAILKAMLEHARTTSGERQLTDLNALAKEYLQLAYQNLHTKDSTFQATLQTDLDPKLPPQWVVPQELSRVLINLYNNAFYAVRERQRKAEEGYEPVILLRTSFSNGQAELRICDNGTGIPESIRKKVFQPFFTTKPTGQGTGLGLSLSYDVITKGHGGVMSVESQFGEGSEFLIQLPPFAG from the coding sequence ATGCTGACTACTATTCGGTTACTTGGGTTCATTATCAGTTACCTGCTCTGCCTGCAGGGGCAAGGCCAGACTGTCTTCCTTCGCGATCCGGCCCATGCCTATGATCTGTTCAAAAACAGTTCGATGCTGGAGGTCCAGCCCGGCCGGGTTTCTATTGATTCGTTACTGCAAAATCGTAGTCACTATCTGTTTACACCCACACAAAACCAGAAAATACACCCTGATGACTATCAAAGGGCCTACTGGTTTCGCGTCGATCTGACGAATCAGGTGTCTGACGCTTTCTTTCTGCATTTTGTCTATTCCGGTACGGAGCGGATCGATGTTTTTGAAGTAGCCAACAACCAAATCGTTAACCGGCAACAGTTTGGTCGGCTCGTCACCGAGTCGCGTGAGCTTTTCCGATTCAGTAAACTGATCTATCCATTGCATGTACCAAAAGGACAGACGCATACGCTCTACATTTACATGCAGGGCATTTATACGACTGCCTTGTATGTAAACGCCCGGTCGGCAATTAACCTGCTCGGGGCTGTTCATACCGATGATCTTTTTTATGGATTGTACTATGGGCTTATCCTTATCATTGTTGTTTACAGTCTGTTGCTGTTCGTCCGGCTTGGTGATCGGGACACCCTCCTGTATGCCATCTGGGTATTGAGCGTTGGGGCGCAACTGGCATTATACAGGGGGTTTACGGCTGAGTTTTTGTGGGCAAACAATCCCATATTTGAACGTTACGGAAATTTGCTGGAAGGCCTGACGGGCTTTATGCATGTCCTCTTTACAATTTACTTCCTTCGATTACGTCAACAGGCCAGCTATTTTTACAGGGTAGGTCTGGTGGCCATTGCCGCCTATGTGCTGGGTACAATTCTCTTTGTCATCACTGCCTATTGGGGCAACGGCACCGGCAGAACCATTGACGTTATTCCGCTGATTGCCCTGGCAGAAGGCGTATACAGTATTGTGACTGCCTTCGTCATCTACCGACAGGGCTTCAAGCCCGCTCTGTTCTACTTTGTTGGGAATCTGGTATTTTTCGCGTCAATTTTTATTTTTCTGTTGTACGCATACGGGAAGTTACCCTATCTATTCTGGACGTACAACAGCATTCATATTGGTTCAGGTTTTGAAATTATTCTGTTCACCCTTGCGCTTTCGTATAAGGTAAATCTGCTGAAGGAAAAACAGGACGAGGCTATAAAGGAACAACTCCGGCTTTCGGAAGATAACCGACAGTTGGTCGAAACCCAGAATCAGGTTCTCGAACAACAGGTTGAGATTCGTACCCGTGAACTTCATAGCCAGAAAGAAACCTTAAAAGCGACCCTGACAACGCTACAGACTACCCAGGACCAACTCATCCAGAAAGAAAAAATGGCCTCTCTGGGTGAGTTAACCGCAGGCATCGCTCATGAAATACGAAATCCGTTAAACTTCGTCAACAACTTCTCGGAAGTGAGTACCGAATTAGTCGATGAGTTGAAAGAGAATGTCCTGGCCGGACATACCGACGAGCTGGTTGGTATTGCCGATGAGCTTAGTCAGAATTTGCAGAAGATTACCCAGCATGGAAAACGGGCGGAGGCTATCCTCAAGGCAATGCTTGAACATGCCCGCACTACGTCAGGCGAACGCCAGTTGACCGACCTCAATGCCCTGGCGAAGGAATACCTTCAACTAGCTTACCAGAATCTGCACACAAAAGACAGCACATTCCAGGCAACCCTGCAAACCGACCTCGACCCGAAATTACCCCCCCAGTGGGTAGTACCTCAGGAATTAAGCCGGGTACTGATCAATTTGTATAACAACGCCTTTTACGCCGTACGGGAGCGCCAGCGAAAAGCGGAAGAAGGGTATGAACCGGTGATTCTTTTACGTACCAGTTTTAGCAATGGACAGGCAGAACTTCGTATCTGCGATAATGGTACGGGTATCCCTGAAAGCATCAGGAAGAAGGTTTTTCAACCATTTTTCACGACCAAGCCAACCGGTCAGGGAACCGGTCTAGGCTTGAGTTTAAGTTATGACGTTATCACAAAAGGGCATGGCGGAGTAATGAGTGTGGAGAGTCAGTTTGGGGAAGGATCAGAGTTCCTTATTCAACTGCCTCCATTTGCCGGTTAG